From a single Capsicum annuum cultivar UCD-10X-F1 chromosome 12, UCD10Xv1.1, whole genome shotgun sequence genomic region:
- the LOC107851551 gene encoding B-box zinc finger protein 20, translating to MKIQCDVCNKNEASVFCTADEAAICDDCDHRVHHVNKLASKHQRFSLLQPSPKQAPMCDICQERRALLFCQQDRAIMCRECDLPIHKANEHTQKHNRYLLTGIKLSANSTVYTSPSQSQSEISSVNSSVSNLKSQDPISKPVSASLSSTMTNTKAAAVAVVESVKVVKERVGGCNSGHLVNAGGNGLTSSISEYLEMLPGWHVEDFLDCSTPNGFSKNIDDGDLLSFWDTDLESQLSSFPPQNVGIWVPQVPPPPQSKQETQTQYFPPSNLNFGGQIGLKESREVTNIKSSRKWMDDNSFAVPQINPSSTSFKRSRTVW from the exons atgaAGATACAGTGTGATGTGTGTAACAAAAATGAAGCATCTGTATTTTGTACAGCGGACGAGGCTGCTATTTGTGATGATTGTGATCATCGTGTTCACCATGTTAACAAACTTGCTAGCAAACATCAACGTTTTTCTCTTCTTCAACCTTCTCCTAAACAAGCTCCTATGTGTGACATCTGTCAG GAAAGGAGGGCTCTCTTGTTTTGTCAACAAGATAGAGCTATTATGTGTAGAGAGTGTGATCTTCCAATACACAAAGCAAATGAACACACTCAGAAGCACAACAGATACCTTCTTACTGGTATAAAACTTTCAGCAAACTCAACTGTCTACACTTCTCCATCACAATCACAATCAGAAATTTCCTCCGTGAACTCGTCTGTTTCAAATTTGAAGTCTCAGGACCCCATTAGTAAGCCTGTTTCTGCTTCTTTGTCCTCCACAATGACTAACACTAAGgcagcagcagtagcagttgTGGAATCAGTGAAGGTTGTTAAAGAGAGAGTTGGTGGATGTAATAGTGGGCATTTGGTGAATGCAGGGGGAAATGGCTTAACAAGTAGTATATCAGAGTATTTGGAGATGTTGCCTGGTTGGCATGTTGAAGATTTTCTTGATTGTTCTACTCCTAATGGTTTCTCAAAG AATATTGATGATGGAGATTTGTTGTCATTTTGGGACACTGATCTTGAGAGTCAATTGAGTTCTTTTCCACCACAAAATGTTGGTATTTGGGTCCCTCAAGTTCCTCCTCCTCCACAGTCAAAGCAAGAGACTCAGACCCAATATTTTCCTCCTTCAAATTTGAACTTTGGTGGACAAATTGGTCTAAAAGAATCAAGAGAAGTTACTAACATCAAGTCCAGCAGAAAGTGGATGGATGACAATTCATTTGCTGTCCCACAAATCAATCCATCTTCCACTTCTTTCAAGAGATCAAGAACTGTTTGGTAG